One stretch of Cohnella algarum DNA includes these proteins:
- a CDS encoding sensor histidine kinase — translation MKGAGKPERNAGKKRRFKLSLKVKLSVVLALLLLLTVLVMSELVLRGIESNQRRQTEAELSRYSRAAEQYVRQSYYSLENPLTDEEFMTQRGQRLALYITSLNGMQTYLYDASGREVGNSLPGVGDNDVADTLGFALDGAIAYETSGDSLIYFSPLRVEDRMIGVVRLQYSLKSSQDFLETIRELFRTAGIVVFAAGFVIGYLYFHRIASLIGKLRKASQQIRTGRYLRAIPVRRRDELGELGEDIYFMSGAIEEHIERQKQFIGNVSHEFKTPLTSIKAYVDLLDLYRDDPQLAAEAATSIGKETERLYEMVEKVLRLSAMEKYDFDQHAERVDLKELLEELCGRMRGKAERYGVELLLELEEASCWADRESLVHVFINLIDNAVKYNVPGGKVRVRCRMEKREALVRVTDTGIGIPFEAREKIFEPFYTVSKDRARSYGGTGLGLALVRELAEKQGGVISVSAPDSGPGTEVEVRLPVSAKK, via the coding sequence ATGAAGGGCGCCGGAAAGCCGGAGCGCAATGCCGGAAAAAAGCGCAGGTTCAAGCTGAGCCTTAAGGTGAAGCTGAGCGTGGTGCTGGCGCTTTTGCTGCTGCTCACCGTTCTCGTCATGAGCGAGCTCGTGCTGCGCGGAATCGAGAGCAACCAGCGGCGGCAAACGGAAGCCGAGCTTTCGCGTTACAGCCGGGCCGCGGAGCAATACGTAAGGCAAAGTTACTACAGTCTGGAAAATCCGCTGACGGACGAGGAGTTCATGACCCAGCGGGGACAACGACTCGCCCTCTACATTACATCGCTGAACGGCATGCAAACGTACTTGTACGACGCGTCGGGCCGAGAGGTGGGCAATTCCTTGCCGGGCGTCGGGGACAATGACGTCGCGGACACGCTCGGCTTTGCGCTGGACGGCGCGATCGCTTACGAGACGTCCGGCGATTCGCTGATTTACTTTTCGCCGCTGCGGGTGGAGGATCGGATGATCGGGGTCGTGCGGCTGCAATATTCGCTAAAAAGCTCGCAGGATTTTTTGGAAACGATCCGGGAGCTGTTCCGGACCGCGGGCATCGTCGTTTTCGCGGCGGGGTTCGTCATCGGCTATTTGTACTTCCATCGCATCGCTTCCTTGATCGGCAAGCTGCGGAAAGCGTCGCAGCAAATTCGTACGGGAAGGTATCTGCGGGCGATTCCGGTCCGCCGGAGGGACGAGCTCGGGGAGCTTGGCGAGGATATTTATTTTATGAGCGGGGCGATCGAGGAGCATATCGAGCGGCAAAAGCAATTTATCGGCAACGTGAGCCACGAGTTCAAAACTCCGCTTACGTCCATCAAAGCCTACGTCGACTTGCTCGATCTTTACCGCGACGATCCGCAGCTTGCGGCGGAAGCGGCGACGAGCATCGGCAAAGAGACGGAACGGCTGTACGAAATGGTGGAGAAAGTGCTTCGGCTGTCGGCGATGGAAAAGTACGATTTCGACCAGCATGCGGAGCGGGTCGACCTGAAGGAGCTGCTGGAAGAGCTCTGCGGCCGGATGCGCGGCAAGGCGGAGCGTTACGGCGTCGAGCTGCTGCTCGAGCTGGAGGAAGCGTCGTGCTGGGCGGATCGCGAAAGCCTCGTTCACGTGTTTATCAATCTGATCGACAACGCGGTTAAATATAACGTCCCGGGCGGAAAAGTTCGGGTGCGCTGCCGAATGGAGAAAAGGGAAGCGCTCGTTCGGGTGACGGACACCGGAATCGGCATTCCGTTCGAAGCGCGGGAAAAAATTTTTGAGCCGTTCTATACGGTAAGCAAAGACCGCGCCCGCAGCTACGGCGGCACCGGGCTGGGCCTTGCGCTCGTCCGGGAGCTTGCGGAAAAGCAAGGCGGCGTCATCTCCGTGTCCGCCCCCGATTCCGGGCCGGGAACGGAAGTCGAGGTCCGTTTGCCCGTTTCGGCAAAAAAATAA
- a CDS encoding DUF72 domain-containing protein, translating to MIHIGLAGWGDHDRLYDPSVKAKDKLKAYGSHFPVVEVDSSFYAIQPKERFARWVEETPETLRFVVKAYQGMTGHQRGQPRAEAGGTEAMYEAFRESLEPAFAAGRLAAALFQYPPWFDCTRENVQQLRETRRRMNGFPCALEFRHQSWFAPEFREKTLEFMEEQGWIHSVCDEPQAGAGSVPTVLRATDPDTVVVRMHGRNAAGWQAAGAPNWREVRYLYKYGEEELDEWRVRLERLAEMCRDVYVIFNNNSGGDAAANAKRMMEKLDLTAPDGKRPNDPRGPFAESGEEPPEQLNLF from the coding sequence ATGATCCATATCGGACTTGCGGGCTGGGGGGATCACGACCGGCTGTACGATCCTTCCGTCAAAGCAAAAGATAAATTGAAAGCGTACGGAAGCCACTTTCCCGTCGTCGAAGTGGACAGCTCCTTTTATGCGATCCAGCCGAAGGAGCGCTTCGCTCGCTGGGTGGAGGAGACGCCGGAGACGCTGCGCTTCGTCGTGAAGGCGTACCAGGGAATGACCGGGCATCAGCGCGGCCAGCCGCGCGCCGAGGCGGGCGGAACGGAGGCGATGTACGAGGCGTTCCGCGAATCGCTGGAGCCGGCGTTTGCGGCGGGGCGGCTCGCGGCGGCGCTGTTTCAATACCCTCCGTGGTTCGATTGCACGAGGGAAAACGTTCAGCAATTGCGGGAGACGAGAAGGCGGATGAACGGATTTCCCTGCGCGCTCGAGTTCAGGCATCAAAGCTGGTTCGCGCCGGAATTCCGCGAGAAGACGCTGGAATTTATGGAGGAGCAGGGCTGGATCCATAGCGTGTGCGACGAGCCCCAAGCGGGAGCCGGGTCCGTTCCGACCGTCCTGCGCGCGACCGATCCCGACACGGTCGTCGTTCGCATGCACGGCCGCAATGCGGCGGGCTGGCAGGCGGCCGGCGCGCCGAACTGGCGGGAGGTGCGCTATTTGTACAAGTACGGCGAGGAGGAGCTGGACGAGTGGCGCGTTCGTCTGGAACGGCTGGCGGAAATGTGCCGGGACGTTTACGTCATTTTCAACAACAACTCGGGCGGGGACGCCGCCGCCAACGCGAAGCGGATGATGGAGAAGCTCGATTTGACCGCTCCCGACGGGAAGCGGCCGAACGATCCGCGCGGCCCATTCGCCGAATCCGGGGAGGAGCCTCCCGAACAACTGAATTTATTTTGA
- a CDS encoding MFS transporter: MSIAVRLRGFNIGFFSLFALFISFLPVYASQIGISKTEIGLILGMGSLISIVSQPLWGIVCDRTRTIKKVMLFILTVSVIAGTLLFQSREAWLFALFVAMMNLFFMPSDALVESLNVQTAQRVGISYGSIRTFGALGYAFTSLAAGTFLHAFGMGSLAWIFLGFGLVTLLLGLSMSDVKASSKPIAFGQLKTFMLDPRMLAFFALVFLVALPHKMNDMYIGLYIEEMGGNVRHTGMAWFAMTLSEALFFALSAKLIKPGKELAVMAVSAGMYLVRFGLSSLVTEPLPLVAMQVFQGVTFALFYVAAIQYLHSIVPEQWKSTGQTVMTVLFFGISGIVGSSAGGWLMERLGGQSLYRIMAALAAVAFVYGFYLWKKRLRPSPADA; the protein is encoded by the coding sequence GTGAGCATAGCCGTACGTCTTCGAGGTTTCAATATCGGGTTCTTTTCCTTGTTTGCGCTTTTTATTTCGTTTCTTCCCGTTTACGCAAGCCAAATCGGCATTTCCAAAACGGAAATCGGCCTCATCCTCGGGATGGGCAGCCTGATCAGCATCGTCTCCCAGCCGCTTTGGGGCATCGTTTGCGATAGAACCCGCACGATCAAAAAAGTCATGCTCTTCATCCTGACGGTCTCCGTCATCGCCGGAACGCTGCTGTTTCAATCGCGGGAGGCTTGGCTTTTCGCGCTGTTCGTCGCGATGATGAATCTGTTTTTCATGCCGTCGGACGCGCTGGTCGAAAGCCTGAACGTGCAGACGGCGCAGCGGGTCGGCATCAGCTACGGTTCCATCCGGACGTTCGGGGCGCTGGGCTACGCGTTCACCTCGCTGGCCGCGGGAACGTTTCTGCATGCTTTCGGGATGGGCAGCCTGGCCTGGATTTTTCTCGGCTTCGGACTGGTTACGCTGCTGCTGGGCTTAAGCATGTCGGACGTAAAAGCTTCCTCCAAGCCGATCGCTTTCGGGCAATTAAAGACGTTTATGCTGGACCCGCGCATGCTGGCCTTCTTCGCTCTCGTATTTCTGGTGGCGCTTCCCCATAAAATGAACGACATGTACATCGGCCTCTACATCGAGGAAATGGGCGGCAATGTCCGACATACCGGCATGGCGTGGTTTGCGATGACGCTGTCGGAGGCGCTGTTTTTCGCCCTGAGCGCCAAGCTGATCAAGCCCGGCAAGGAATTGGCGGTCATGGCGGTCTCGGCCGGCATGTACTTGGTTCGCTTCGGGCTGAGTTCGCTTGTGACGGAACCGCTGCCGCTCGTCGCCATGCAAGTCTTTCAGGGGGTGACGTTCGCCCTGTTTTACGTGGCGGCGATCCAATATCTCCATTCGATCGTCCCCGAGCAGTGGAAATCGACGGGGCAGACGGTGATGACGGTGCTGTTTTTCGGCATATCCGGCATCGTCGGCTCGTCGGCGGGGGGCTGGCTGATGGAGCGCCTCGGCGGGCAGTCGCTGTACCGGATCATGGCCGCTCTCGCGGCGGTGGCGTTCGTATACGGATTTTATTTGTGGAAAAAACGGCTCCGGCCGTCGCCGGCCGACGCTTGA
- a CDS encoding FtsW/RodA/SpoVE family cell cycle protein, with amino-acid sequence MALDRNERVEAFLDQVCSQVKAKEMHGEIRLEIGGHLEEAIAARRGEGVSEEEAVRLAIESMGDPKRIGKHLHSVHKPKTEWSVLLLTALLVGIGIVTMLGIQLSAVDQRISGMAFAVRKAMFSVIGFGLLLLLYFADYRKLKGWIRPLYGAASVLLLLPQAWLWGPTVVNGSKAWISLGPFTLHAPTLALYLFAAAIAGRVSLEERKPRRSLREQAFFFAKDFIVYYAIPGILYLSCGSATTFAVHFICVTVLLLVGKRWKRAAAYGALVVAIPAIAAFGMPSLFALSGKLALYYDRLRTYFGYYSDPKLADFYSNRSLDAISSAGWWGQGFGTTLKNIPYTYSENVLTYFIYSLGWAAGIAFAAILLLYGARIFGMARQTADPFASSLVIGLFSVIAGKFALSLLMTFELLPPHSSAPPFIAYGGLNQVLELAAVGLMLSVYRRKDMVPRDAASGRAK; translated from the coding sequence ATGGCGCTCGACCGAAACGAGCGGGTAGAGGCGTTTCTCGATCAGGTGTGCTCGCAAGTGAAGGCGAAGGAAATGCACGGGGAGATCCGTCTGGAGATCGGCGGGCATTTGGAGGAGGCGATCGCCGCAAGGCGCGGCGAAGGCGTTTCCGAAGAGGAGGCCGTCCGGCTTGCGATCGAATCGATGGGCGATCCGAAGCGAATCGGAAAGCATCTGCACAGCGTGCATAAGCCCAAAACGGAGTGGAGCGTCCTCCTGCTGACCGCGCTTCTGGTCGGGATCGGGATCGTGACGATGCTCGGCATCCAGCTAAGCGCCGTCGATCAGCGGATTTCCGGCATGGCTTTTGCCGTCCGCAAGGCGATGTTCTCCGTTATCGGATTCGGCCTGTTGCTTCTGCTCTATTTTGCCGATTATCGCAAACTCAAAGGGTGGATAAGGCCGCTGTACGGGGCGGCTTCCGTTCTGCTGCTTCTGCCGCAAGCGTGGTTGTGGGGACCGACGGTCGTAAACGGGAGCAAGGCTTGGATTTCGCTCGGCCCTTTCACCCTGCACGCCCCGACGTTGGCCCTTTACCTTTTCGCCGCGGCCATCGCCGGACGGGTTAGCCTGGAGGAACGGAAACCCCGCCGTTCTCTTCGGGAACAAGCTTTCTTTTTCGCCAAGGATTTCATCGTTTACTATGCGATTCCGGGAATTCTTTACTTGAGCTGCGGTTCGGCGACGACGTTTGCCGTTCATTTTATTTGCGTCACCGTCCTGCTGCTTGTCGGAAAACGTTGGAAACGGGCTGCCGCTTACGGCGCGCTGGTTGTCGCGATTCCGGCGATCGCGGCGTTCGGTATGCCGTCGTTGTTTGCCTTGTCCGGCAAGCTTGCTCTTTATTATGACCGGCTTAGGACGTATTTCGGTTACTACTCCGATCCGAAGCTGGCCGATTTTTACTCGAACCGCAGTCTGGATGCCATCTCCTCGGCCGGCTGGTGGGGACAGGGCTTCGGGACGACGTTGAAAAACATTCCCTATACGTATAGCGAAAACGTATTGACCTACTTCATTTACAGCTTGGGCTGGGCGGCCGGCATCGCTTTTGCGGCGATTCTGCTGCTGTATGGCGCGCGCATCTTCGGCATGGCCAGGCAAACGGCCGACCCGTTCGCTTCCTCGCTCGTGATCGGGTTGTTTTCCGTCATCGCCGGCAAGTTCGCGTTGAGCCTGCTGATGACGTTCGAGCTGCTGCCTCCCCATAGCTCGGCTCCCCCCTTCATCGCCTACGGCGGCCTGAACCAGGTGCTGGAGCTGGCGGCGGTCGGCCTGATGCTGAGCGTGTACCGGCGCAAGGACATGGTCCCGCGCGACGCCGCATCCGGCAGGGCGAAATAA
- a CDS encoding PadR family transcriptional regulator produces MKIGKELMKGSTVILVLTLLDRKEMYGYEMVKELERLSAGVFNLKEGTLYPILHALEAQRMVEAYWHNEGGRQRKYYRITDQGRLQLEERKREWSLFSATVNRVLGEGGAS; encoded by the coding sequence ATGAAAATCGGCAAAGAACTGATGAAAGGCAGCACGGTCATTCTCGTGCTTACCCTTCTCGACCGCAAGGAAATGTACGGATACGAGATGGTCAAGGAGCTGGAACGCCTGTCGGCCGGCGTATTCAACCTGAAGGAGGGTACGCTTTATCCGATTCTCCACGCCTTGGAAGCGCAACGGATGGTGGAGGCGTACTGGCACAACGAAGGGGGCCGCCAGCGCAAATATTACCGCATCACCGATCAGGGCCGCCTGCAGCTGGAGGAGCGGAAACGGGAATGGTCTCTTTTCAGCGCGACGGTCAACCGCGTGCTCGGGGAAGGGGGCGCGTCCTGA
- a CDS encoding NAD-dependent malic enzyme, which yields MAYNSIIVRLELNHSLIHFGDVASAIGRAGGDITSIDVIRSGQDVSVRDITVHITEEGESQVVESLKALDGVQLINVSDRTFLAHLGGKIAIQPSLPIRNRDDLSRVYTPGVARVSAAIHENRDKAYSLTIKRNTVAVVTDGTAVLGLGDIGPYAAAPVMEGKAMLFKQLADVDAFPICLDTKDTEEIIRTIKAIAPIFGGINLEDIASPRCFEIETRLAEQLDIPIFHDDQHGTAIVVIAGLLNALKVVGKRIDQVRVVVNGIGAAGVSICKMLLAAGVRRLVPVDREGAIVRGGSYSDHPMWHWLSEQPQVEAEPGTLKEVIRDADVFIGVSRGGVLNAEDVGKMAADRIVFAMANPHPEIDPEAALPIVRVFATGRSDYPNQINNVLVFPGIFRGALDCRARIINEPMKLAAARAIASVVSAGELNAQYIIPSIFNEQVVAKVRHAVIETAILTGVARRTPPDFR from the coding sequence GTGGCCTACAACAGCATAATCGTTCGCTTGGAACTGAATCATTCGCTCATTCACTTCGGAGACGTGGCTTCGGCCATCGGACGGGCGGGCGGGGACATTACGTCCATCGACGTCATCCGCTCGGGGCAAGACGTTTCCGTTCGGGACATTACGGTACATATAACGGAAGAAGGGGAATCGCAGGTCGTCGAATCGTTAAAAGCGCTGGACGGGGTCCAGTTGATCAACGTGTCCGACCGCACGTTTCTGGCGCATTTGGGCGGCAAAATCGCCATTCAGCCGAGCTTGCCGATCCGCAACCGCGACGATTTGTCCAGGGTGTATACGCCCGGCGTCGCCCGGGTGTCGGCGGCGATCCATGAAAATCGCGACAAGGCGTATTCGCTGACGATCAAGCGGAATACGGTAGCCGTCGTCACGGACGGCACGGCGGTGCTCGGCCTCGGCGACATCGGGCCGTACGCGGCGGCGCCGGTCATGGAAGGGAAGGCGATGCTGTTCAAGCAGCTGGCGGACGTCGACGCTTTTCCGATCTGTCTGGACACGAAGGATACGGAGGAAATTATCCGGACGATCAAGGCAATCGCGCCGATTTTCGGCGGCATCAATTTGGAGGATATCGCGTCTCCGCGCTGCTTCGAAATCGAAACGCGGCTTGCGGAGCAGCTCGATATTCCGATTTTCCACGACGATCAGCACGGAACGGCCATCGTCGTCATCGCGGGACTGCTGAACGCGCTGAAGGTCGTCGGCAAGCGGATCGACCAGGTTCGCGTCGTCGTGAACGGCATCGGAGCGGCCGGCGTCTCGATATGCAAAATGCTGCTGGCCGCCGGCGTCCGCAGGCTCGTGCCGGTCGACCGCGAAGGCGCGATCGTGCGCGGCGGCTCGTATTCGGACCATCCGATGTGGCACTGGCTGTCCGAGCAGCCGCAGGTGGAGGCCGAGCCGGGAACGCTGAAGGAAGTGATCCGGGACGCGGACGTGTTCATCGGAGTGTCCCGCGGCGGGGTGCTGAATGCGGAGGATGTCGGAAAAATGGCGGCGGACCGCATCGTTTTCGCCATGGCGAACCCGCATCCGGAAATCGACCCCGAGGCGGCGCTGCCGATCGTGCGCGTATTTGCGACCGGGCGGAGCGACTATCCGAACCAGATCAACAACGTGCTCGTGTTCCCGGGCATTTTCCGCGGAGCGCTGGATTGCCGGGCGCGCATCATCAACGAGCCGATGAAGCTGGCGGCGGCCCGCGCCATCGCTTCGGTCGTGTCGGCGGGCGAACTGAACGCGCAGTATATCATACCGAGCATTTTCAACGAGCAGGTGGTGGCCAAAGTCCGGCACGCCGTCATCGAAACGGCAATATTGACCGGCGTCGCCCGGCGCACGCCGCCGGATTTCCGGTAA
- a CDS encoding ABC transporter substrate-binding protein — protein sequence MKKRYLWGFAALLLAGSILAGCGSSNGEGGASGEASASASASASPSASASSAPEASDSGEAKQTQYPLTVQDATGESFTFEQAPRRIVSTSPAETEILFALGLGEQVVGVSDFDNYPEEATTKDKVGSITKPNEEAIIALQPDLVVTGISMPEDVLNKLRSLDLVMYKTDPKSIDDVMNNILQMGIITNRQQEAEALVASMKEDVERVAAAVAGVAEADKKKVYVEFSPGWSVGKGEFMDELITLAGGINVAGDTEGWNQINEETIVQKNPDVILFTLGVTDSESGKTLEEMIKGRSGWDQITAIAENRVVGLDQDVLSRPGPRITQGLVEVAKAVYPDLVKE from the coding sequence ATGAAGAAACGTTATTTGTGGGGGTTCGCCGCGTTGTTGCTGGCGGGGTCGATTTTGGCGGGCTGCGGAAGCTCGAACGGGGAGGGCGGCGCGTCGGGCGAAGCGTCGGCAAGCGCCTCCGCGAGCGCATCGCCGAGCGCTTCGGCGTCGTCGGCGCCGGAAGCGTCCGACAGCGGCGAAGCGAAGCAGACGCAATATCCGCTGACCGTTCAGGACGCGACCGGCGAGTCGTTTACGTTCGAACAGGCGCCGCGGCGGATCGTGTCCACCTCTCCGGCGGAGACGGAAATTTTGTTCGCGCTTGGCCTGGGAGAGCAGGTCGTCGGCGTGTCCGATTTCGACAACTATCCGGAAGAGGCGACGACGAAGGATAAAGTGGGCAGCATTACGAAGCCGAACGAGGAAGCGATTATCGCCCTTCAGCCGGACCTCGTCGTAACCGGCATTTCGATGCCGGAGGACGTGCTGAACAAGCTGCGTTCGCTCGACCTGGTCATGTACAAAACCGATCCGAAGTCGATCGACGACGTGATGAACAACATTTTGCAAATGGGCATCATTACGAATCGCCAGCAGGAAGCGGAGGCGCTCGTCGCTTCGATGAAGGAAGACGTCGAGCGCGTCGCCGCGGCGGTGGCCGGCGTGGCGGAAGCCGACAAGAAGAAGGTGTATGTCGAGTTTTCCCCGGGCTGGTCGGTCGGCAAGGGAGAATTCATGGACGAGCTGATCACGCTGGCCGGCGGCATCAACGTGGCCGGAGATACCGAGGGCTGGAACCAAATCAACGAAGAAACGATCGTGCAAAAAAATCCGGACGTCATTTTGTTCACGCTCGGCGTGACCGACAGCGAGTCGGGCAAGACGCTGGAGGAGATGATCAAGGGCCGCAGCGGCTGGGATCAAATAACGGCGATCGCCGAAAATCGCGTCGTCGGCCTCGACCAGGACGTGCTGTCGCGCCCGGGGCCGCGCATCACGCAAGGGCTCGTTGAAGTCGCCAAAGCGGTATATCCCGATCTGGTGAAGGAATGA
- a CDS encoding FecCD family ABC transporter permease, translating into MKRKSAIGGGAALALLLFTVVFSLSMGSARLPLADVWGILLHSLPGGDSLVAPHWESSTEQIVLKIRLPRIALAILIGAMLSVAGAGFQGVLRNPLADPYTLGVASGSAVGAAFLILMGYSYSLFAQWTIPVVAFATGLISLALVLRLARDQGKIRMETLLLSGVVLQAFFGSLVSFMVSRSDKVINEIVFWMLGSLSLRGWSYSAVLLPYLAAGLVIMIGYSRTMNLFALGERQAAHLGVNVERTKVTILVVCTLMTAAAVSVAGVIGFVGMVVPHLIRLLTGPDYRLLVPLSAVGGAIYMLLADTAARTLLSPTEIPIGVVTAFIGAPFFAYLLRRNRSRARG; encoded by the coding sequence ATGAAGCGAAAAAGCGCGATTGGAGGAGGAGCTGCGCTGGCGCTCCTTCTCTTTACGGTCGTTTTCAGCCTTTCCATGGGATCGGCGCGTCTGCCCCTGGCGGACGTATGGGGCATTTTGCTGCACAGTCTGCCCGGCGGAGACTCGCTCGTCGCGCCCCACTGGGAGTCTTCGACCGAGCAGATCGTTCTGAAAATCCGCTTGCCCCGCATTGCGCTGGCGATTTTGATCGGCGCCATGCTGTCGGTAGCGGGGGCTGGTTTTCAGGGCGTACTGCGCAATCCGCTCGCCGACCCGTACACGCTCGGAGTCGCGTCCGGCTCGGCGGTAGGCGCGGCGTTTCTTATCCTGATGGGGTACAGCTACAGCTTGTTCGCGCAATGGACGATTCCGGTCGTCGCGTTTGCGACCGGATTGATCAGCCTGGCGCTCGTGCTTCGGCTCGCCCGCGACCAGGGGAAAATCCGGATGGAGACGCTGCTGCTGTCGGGCGTCGTTTTGCAGGCGTTTTTCGGCTCGCTCGTCTCGTTCATGGTTTCGAGATCGGATAAGGTCATCAACGAAATCGTCTTCTGGATGCTCGGCAGCCTGTCATTGCGCGGCTGGTCGTACTCGGCCGTGCTGCTGCCCTATTTGGCGGCGGGGCTCGTCATCATGATCGGCTACAGCCGGACGATGAATTTGTTCGCCTTGGGGGAAAGGCAGGCCGCGCATCTGGGCGTCAACGTCGAGCGGACGAAGGTGACGATTCTCGTCGTGTGCACGCTGATGACGGCGGCGGCCGTTTCCGTGGCCGGGGTTATCGGCTTCGTCGGCATGGTGGTGCCGCATTTGATCCGCCTGCTGACCGGTCCCGATTACCGGCTCCTCGTGCCGCTGTCGGCGGTCGGCGGCGCCATCTACATGCTGCTGGCGGACACGGCCGCGCGAACGCTGCTGTCGCCGACGGAAATTCCGATCGGCGTCGTGACGGCTTTTATCGGGGCGCCGTTTTTCGCCTATTTGCTCCGGCGCAACCGGAGCCGGGCCAGGGGGTAG
- a CDS encoding ABC transporter ATP-binding protein encodes MILANRLGKTYDGRRVLSDIGFSVYEGEIFGIIGPNGSGKSTLLKLLSGVEKADEGEVALGGATESAPGGLREVRGGRTVGSFTRKELARFVAVLEQEALPKVGFTVREVTEMGRFPYQNWLGEEPESADERIDAILADLGLTELAERTLEFLSGGERQRVALAKVMAQEPRLLMLDEPTTYLDIGRQIQLMDSIRLWQRRAAGLTVVAVLHDLNLAALYCDRLLLIDKGKAVGIGTPEELLTEERIRSVYGVGTVVTKHPATGAPQILLQPEAAGHRRDG; translated from the coding sequence ATGATTCTAGCGAACCGTCTTGGGAAAACGTATGACGGACGCCGGGTGCTGTCGGATATCGGCTTCTCCGTTTACGAAGGGGAAATTTTCGGCATCATCGGCCCGAACGGCAGCGGCAAATCGACGCTGCTCAAGCTCCTGTCCGGCGTGGAAAAGGCGGACGAAGGCGAGGTTGCGCTCGGAGGCGCTACGGAATCCGCGCCCGGCGGCCTGCGCGAGGTTCGCGGCGGCCGGACGGTCGGAAGCTTCACCCGCAAGGAGCTGGCCCGTTTCGTCGCCGTGCTGGAACAGGAGGCGCTGCCGAAGGTCGGGTTCACGGTGCGGGAAGTGACCGAAATGGGGAGGTTTCCCTATCAGAACTGGCTGGGCGAAGAGCCGGAAAGCGCGGACGAGAGGATCGACGCGATTCTTGCGGATTTGGGGCTGACCGAGCTTGCGGAGCGGACGCTGGAGTTTCTGAGCGGGGGCGAACGGCAGCGCGTCGCCCTGGCGAAGGTCATGGCGCAGGAGCCGCGCCTGCTGATGCTGGACGAGCCGACGACGTATCTGGACATCGGCCGGCAAATTCAGCTGATGGACAGCATTCGCTTGTGGCAGCGGAGGGCCGCGGGGCTGACGGTCGTCGCGGTGCTGCACGATCTGAATCTGGCGGCGCTTTATTGCGACCGGCTGCTCCTGATCGACAAAGGGAAGGCGGTCGGCATCGGAACGCCGGAGGAGCTGCTGACCGAGGAGCGAATTCGCTCCGTTTACGGCGTCGGAACGGTCGTCACGAAGCATCCGGCAACCGGAGCGCCGCAAATTTTGCTGCAGCCGGAGGCTGCAGGGCATAGAAGGGACGGATAA
- the cobT gene encoding nicotinate-nucleotide--dimethylbenzimidazole phosphoribosyltransferase, with translation MAFIRSAAEKIVPAAKAAQMAAEDRLNQLTKPPGSLGRLEAVAVQLAGAMGTPELPGRLRKAVVVMAADHGVCEEGVSAFPQEVTRQMVANFLNGGAAINVLARQAGADVVCVDMGVKGPEIVHEKLLSRRVREGGTANLARGPAMTREEAVRAIRAGMDVANDLSMKGYNVLATGEMGIGNTTASSALLAALTGLDAEEVVGRGTGIGDEGLRLKRETVARALELNRPDPQDPVDALAKVGGLEIAGLAGLVVGAASMGIPVVIDGFISSVAALAACRIAEGVKPYLIPSHLSSERGHKRTLEELGLAPMLQLEMRLGEGTGAALAFPLIDAACGILREMATFDSAGVSKG, from the coding sequence ATGGCATTTATACGCTCGGCGGCCGAAAAAATCGTTCCCGCAGCCAAAGCGGCGCAGATGGCCGCAGAAGACCGGCTGAACCAGCTGACGAAGCCGCCGGGAAGCCTCGGCAGGCTGGAGGCGGTGGCCGTGCAGCTGGCGGGCGCGATGGGCACGCCCGAGCTGCCGGGGCGGCTGCGCAAGGCGGTCGTCGTGATGGCGGCGGATCATGGCGTATGCGAGGAAGGCGTCAGCGCTTTTCCCCAGGAAGTGACGCGCCAGATGGTGGCGAATTTCCTGAACGGGGGAGCGGCGATCAACGTGCTGGCGCGCCAAGCCGGCGCGGACGTCGTTTGCGTCGATATGGGGGTCAAAGGGCCTGAAATCGTCCATGAAAAGCTGCTCTCGCGCAGGGTGAGAGAGGGCGGCACCGCAAATCTGGCGCGCGGGCCGGCGATGACCCGCGAGGAAGCGGTGCGGGCGATTCGCGCCGGAATGGACGTGGCTAACGATTTGTCGATGAAGGGCTATAACGTGCTGGCCACCGGCGAAATGGGGATCGGCAATACGACGGCCAGTTCGGCGCTCCTTGCCGCCCTGACCGGGCTTGACGCGGAGGAGGTCGTCGGACGCGGCACCGGCATCGGCGACGAAGGGCTGCGCCTGAAGAGGGAGACGGTGGCACGGGCGCTCGAGCTGAACCGTCCCGATCCGCAGGACCCGGTGGACGCCTTGGCCAAGGTCGGGGGGCTGGAGATCGCGGGACTGGCCGGCCTCGTTGTCGGTGCGGCTTCCATGGGCATTCCGGTCGTCATCGACGGCTTTATCTCGTCGGTCGCCGCGCTCGCGGCTTGCCGGATCGCCGAAGGGGTCAAACCCTATCTGATTCCTTCCCATCTGTCGAGCGAGCGGGGTCACAAGCGAACGCTTGAGGAGCTGGGACTTGCGCCCATGCTTCAATTGGAAATGCGGCTTGGCGAAGGTACGGGAGCTGCGCTCGCCTTTCCGCTGATCGACGCGGCCTGCGGCATTTTGCGGGAAATGGCGACGTTCGACAGCGCCGGCGTTTCCAAAGGCTAG